The DNA region tttttttcagttctagttttttctttcattaaagtacttaaaacttaaactaaacagACACTGAAAAAGCTGCCTTtgcaaataattgaaataaaataagatagattttaaaattgtagtatcattataaaattatgaattaataaattacaattttacatttttatcttggtttaaaaaaaaaaaacaattttgttgggtttcttggtaacactttacacttttttaataatgattttaataatgcattagaaaAAGGTTGAATACTGTAGAAGATGAATACTGTAGATGAatactgtagaagtattgttcattcttagttcacAATAACTAAAGGATTGtaaactaatgaaccttattgtaaagtgttaagtGTTttctgattgatttttttttttgtagatttattttttattttatttttagttcagttattttctttattttagttttagtaattgaaacttaaaaaaaaaaaaagcaaatgttgCAACCACTCAAGAtcattttttaataactaattgaAATGAGTATcggtttatatttttaaatagtgttAGTTTCAATTAATGGACATAATAGTAATGTATGCTATATTGTATATGCAATGAAACATCCTATATTGTTGTCATGTCGTAGGGTGCTTCATTATACATGGCACATTTTGGGGTATTTATGCATACTGCAAAAATAGTTTGGCATGCTATTCTTTTACCTGCCCAGGTCATCAGAGAAGTTGATTCCTTCACTCATTTTCCCTCCCACTACAGAGAATAGCAGCGCCCCTGTCAGGCCACTTCCGGCATTAATGCAGCGCTGCATTGACATAACAAACCATAACACGTCATTAACTGTAGCTTTAAACAGCCTGACCTGAGCTAATTCACTTTTTAGTAGAGTATTATTCACACACGAACACACCTGTATACACTTGGAATAGTCACCGAGCACTTGCTCAACCTGATTGGCTTTTTTCGGCTCCTGGAAAATCTGAAAAACGCAAAGAGCACCTTAATTCGAGTATAAACTGACTTGGCATGATAGTTGCAGCGTTTGTGTACCTTCTTCTTAGACTGGAGCCGCTGAAGGACGCCAGTGCTCTCCCAGTGTCCCAGAATCCTCTTCTCATATTCGTAGGAGGGGAAGAAACAGACCACGCCCCCCGGCACTATGTTGCAAAGGTTTGAGAGAACACGACCCGTCTCCTCCATCTGATATAGAGAACGGGTACGAAGATCAGGCAGAACATATTTTGGGGTTATTTACATTTGTTTCCCATTCTACtctatattttttgaaagaagtctcttgtgctcaccaagactgcatttatttgatcaaaaatacaataaaaacagtaatattgtgaaatattattacaacttagaATCACTCTTTTCGATTTCAGCTTGACGTTATAtcttcattttgcattttgtatcttgttttaaagatgtttagatatttgtactggaaaacaggACAAAAATATTGATAAAGATATTCATTTAATGCCATGACTATGAATTTAAGACGTTCTGCTCCTATTTAAGAACTTTTAAGGCCTTTTAATGACAAGTTAAGACTTTTTACTGATGATACTTTGTGGCCATAATGTTGTGTTTGCATGCAACCAACTGTGGTAGTTTTACCATCTGTGGCGTGTCTCTAGTTTGAAAAGTGAACTCCAACTGTTGTCCTGAGGGGCCGGCGCAAAGGACTATGGGTAGGATGTTCTCAGGGGGTATGACATGACCTGAAGCCATTATGCAAGAGTAACACACATAATCAGCAACACTGGAAAAGATGAACTGCAAGAAGAAATGTGCACAATAATGTAAACTCACCACATGAGAACTCTAAAATACGGTCTTCTGTGACCCCGGCGGAAAATAGAAGCTGCTCTTTAAAATCAGCAACCTGCAAAGCATTAACATAAATCAGTCTTCTAAACTCTGAAAGTCTTTAATATGTCTGTTTAAGGTTTTGTAACTgagacagctgtgtgtgtgtgtgtgtgtgtgtgtgtgtgtgtttgtgtgtgagctgACGGGCTGCATGGTTCCCCCGGCGATTATCACGGCCCTGCACTCCTGGACGATCTGTGCGAAGTGAACTGCGGCGTTCAGCAAGAGAAACTTCAGACTGCTCTGCGAAAGACATTCTGGAGGAAGAAAGGAGAATGATGTGTGAGAGGACCGTTTCATGTGTTCATCTCTGTGCATGCGATCGGATACTCACTAACCCTGCCTTTGTATCATGACTCGTCCGTCTTTGTTGGCGTTAGTGAGGGCAAACAGGAAACTTTCAACCAGCATCATTGGAGAAGCCATGATTGGTTTGTCTTCTACTGCCATCTGCTGCTCTGAGACATCTAGAACATCAAATCCACACTGACTGCTGCTCGGTGTAAAACCAGGAAGAAGATGTTGACTGAGACCGGGCTGTACCTGTAGGTTTGTTCTGAAGTGTCTGCAGGAAGCGTCCGAGTCCTTCTGTGCGACGGTTCTCTTTGTTCTTAGTTCCCGAGTGTGTGATTACACCACTGCCTTCGTATTTCTCCACAAACCCACACAGCTACACACGGGACACGGatcatcagtgtgtgtttgtagaaATGGAGTCATAAGTGTGTTCTCGTACTCACTTTATGGCTGATCATGCTCTTCTCAAAATATTTCTGAACCTACAAAAAAAAGATTCATCCATATTAATAACTCTACCaatgccaaattaaaaaaaaaaaaaaaaaacgtaataataataatacactttaatgataattaatactaatacatgtttttacatgtaTACTAACGGTATATATAAAACCCAAATGAGAATGTTGCATTGGCAGCTGtctgaaataaattaagttttagtttaattacggtactaaaattacaaaaaatttaataaaaaattaaagctatgaatttaaaacaatttaactgaaaaatgaaaataaaataataataacagtcaaTGAAGTTGGTGCAGTGTTGCTATTGTcaacaaaaataaactattttaaaatatattttttgaactgaaaaaagctgaaataaaatttaatacaaatattagatgaaaaaaacaaaacaaatgagaaTGAGAAATGTATTTCAGATATCCGCCCTAACTGGCGGATAtctgaaatgaaatgtttaagttgaattactaaaattgctaaaactgaaataaaaatatattaaccctttaactgtcaccccgtcccgtatacgggacacctacatttacttcactatattacaattaaatcgaatctaatcttgacaaactatatatcgttggaaaggtctaagtctcccaaatatatattttaccaatgtttttttgtaaagaattatgtaggaaaagtaatagattaatttttgacaagagtgcaccctcaaaaatctacattataacaggagttctgacctttttttttttttttttttttaaaagacttcttcattgcctttttctctatcacattttagaaatcaccagaaattatatatcaactgaaaacttaaaatctaaaaattcatcctttaaaacccattttaaaatcagacattgcattaccatgtaaatggtacatcaatatcatgttgcaaaatgttttcattcatgaattataaaaatttaagtttggatcgtgcactgtaaagtctatgttcaaataTGTGAGTAATCCGTTTTAAagctaatataatattaaataaaaaatacaaaatgaattcaactgaaatattaaataaaaatataagcaaattaaaaatatgaataaatataataatatataaataatatgaagtCGTGAAGTACCTTAAAAAGGTTTATGTTATCAACTTGAGCCTTAAATAGGAAGTCATTGATAGTCAGCAGCTCACttcctgttttaaaaaaatgacaaaacaaaataacattaaaaaaaatatatacttcatgaaaaaaaaataaaacactaaacttTGCATGCGGATTGTGTTTGTTTACCTGGTTGGCAGGACTGAGTGTTGGGATTCTGACCCACTTTACCTGTTAACAGGAAACCACAGCAATAAATCAGCTAGATAAATGAGATGGAACAAGATGAAACAATGTCACACAGCTGACCTCCAAGTGTGCGCACAAGGCCCTCCAGCACAAAGAGGATCTGTTTAATGTACATCAGATTTTTGGCCTTCAATCGACTTCTGCAACCATAAAACACAATGATATTTACATTAAATCCCAGATAGTAGCAGTAGATAGCAGACTTAAATTTCACTTTGAATTAActtttgtttttcctctttttaagcttgacagaataaaaataagaaatgtttcttgagcagcaaatcagcatattagaatgatttctgaatgatcatgtgacacttaagactggagtaatgatgctggaaatacagctttacgtcacaggaataaatgacatttaaaaatatattacaacagaaaatagttactttaaattgtaataatatttcacaatattactgttttgaatgcatttttaaaacaagctTTGGTAGCACAAGAGACTTGATAGCATCAGATCGATTTATTTTCATTGTGTGAACATTCTGCAAAAgtcctccttttgtgttccacagaataagaAAGTCATAAGAATTTGGAACAACTTGATCATgagtaaataataaattttacCTCTAAATTAGATGCACAGAATGTTTGACGTGTGTTACCTGTAGCGCTCACAGTACTGAGAGAGCTGTGAATGAGCCCTGCAGAACTGAAACATAACCAACACACATCAGTTAACTAGTCTGATCAGACTACGCTAGATCTGATCAGTGAGTAAGTGTGTCCGTGCACCTGTGCTCCACTGATTTCTGCACTGTGTATGGCTGAGATGGTGTCCGTCAGATTATGAGCCTCATCTATAATCACAATCTGATCCTTTAGTTTGATCCCAGACGCTTTACGGGTGGAAGCATGGAGCAGCGACTGATACGGCAACACCACcacctgagaaagagagagaaagactgaatGCACAGGGTGTATATGAGCGAGGGTGTGTTGCATCaggtgtgtgtgtacctgtgctgCAGGTATTGCCATTCGTGTGCTGTAGTAAGGACATGTGTGTGTCTCCCGGCCGTGCTGCAGGAGCTGCTCCACGTCTCGCACCTTCACCAGCACCTCGTCCCTCATCGCCATCAAATTTTCAAAACCTGAGAAGGGGCAAGTTGCCTTGGGAGCGCCGCGCCGACGTTTGGTCTCAGAGTCTGACGCCTTCTCTTGTTTCTCTGCAGATGGAGGTCAATCCTTCACCATCGAGCTCATGTCATTATGTTAGCACTGGGTCATTTTAAGAATTGGCAGAGATTGTGTTGGGGTTTCTGACCGtgtttgtttttctgcatttctAAACAGCGGTCGTTCATCATTTGGACGTTTCCGAGCCGGACGACCTCTGGATTAATGCACAGGTTCTGTAAATGACAACATGACACTTCATCTAATTGGCTCTTTTATGGATGCATGAGAATTTGTTGTTTAAATTTGCCCTAGCATTGTGGCAGCACTCATTtgctacaaaacaaaaaaaagtccaaatctaaaatgtaaaaacacgtAAAAGCATAATTCTTGTTATGGACACTCattataaaattgttttatatcatataaaatattatattattatataatactgttcaaaagtttgggctcagtaagataTATACTTgtactcagcaaggatgcattaaattgatttcaagaaaatgctgttcttttaaactttctataaaACTATAAAGCTTCCATAAAACTATTAAGCAGCTCAACTTTTTTCAACATCCATAATAAcaatacatgtttcttgagcagcaaatcagcatatcagaatgatttctgaaggatcatgtgactcatgtgaggaatgatgctgaaaatacagctttgcaccacaggaataaatgacatcttaaaatatattacaatatgaaACAGTTTTttgtactgtaataatattaagcagtattactgtttttactgtatttttgattaaacaagTGCAGTCTTGTTGAACCTAAGAGTcttatttcagaaacattaaaagacCACAATCTAAACGGTGGTACATTTACATGGTACATGTATAATAATTGTTAAAGTGTTAATAGGGATAAAAGAATCCCAATAACAACTCTGTGGGCATCTTTACCGGTCTGGAGCCCAGGTTAACCAAGCGAACAGCGGCCCCGTATGGACTCTTCTGCACCTCGTGGACAAACTGAGCCAGCTGAGAGTGAGTTCGGCTACAGTAATAAAtctaaagatgtaaaaaaaaaataatgattgttaAACATGCACAAACACCTTTTTCACTAATGCAGGGTGGGAAGTTTAAACATGCACCTTAGTGACGTGATCCTCCTCTAGATCTTCATCATCGTCCTCATCACACACCCTGTGGAGGAAACCCTATGAGAAATCAAGGCTGGAAAAGACACACAAACTTGTGCACAATCAATACCTGCTCTTGGGCGTGGCTTCATCATCACTCTCATATTCTGCTACAATAAGCCCCTCCTCCTCCGGATTGAATGTCTCTGACTCCGCCCCCTCTCTGCTGAGCTGCAGTAATTTTACAGCCTCATCATCTTCGTTGGCCTGTTAAAAGTAAAATAAGCAACCTGATTTACTGGTTAAATGTAATGTCTGTCTGAGTACAGCAGAATAGCGGAACCTGGAATAGCAGATCCATACTAACAATattctttcttattttctttttaattttattttatatgtttctaAATCATAAAACCTTGTTTATTTCCAGGTCAATCAATAATACTGTTCATGCACTCACTTTTCTCTTCATGGCATATCTGAGCTGGGCATTGTGACGGATCATCTCCAGTCTTTCCTCTCGCTTCTTCCGTTTCAGCTCTTCATCCTGAATGAAATTGAgaaaaagcatgatttttttaaaccacttaAGACAATAGGTTtccaatttttataaatattataaatatatgataatcCTAGTGCAAATGATCACCatcaatttataaataattaaatgaaatagtaattgttaaatatttacttttttttctttgcatttttaatttatctACTTTCTATAGTACTATACAGTtagatgtaatatttatttatattatttttgtgtgtgtgaaaaatttgtttatttttcatttatttgctatttttgtcTATGTAAAAACTATAATTAAATTTTCTGCTCACTACTGttagatgtattatttattagtttatttgcatttttttttattctttttgtttatttatttgtaatttttacacTGCACATTTTCACTTTCATCACTTTTCTTACACTAGATAGGACCTAGATTTAAAATCCCGCTTAGAAGCACATGACCTGATCTGATGACCTGTAAAAAAAGGCACAAAATTCTCATACCTTTAACTTGTTCACCATGTCTCTCTCTGCTTTCTTCTGCACAAACTCAGACACCCAGTCTGGCTCTGATGTTTGGCCGGTGCTGTTCTCCTTCACAGCATCACACTTCTTCTCCGGTCCATCCAAGAGTCTAGCAGCCTCCAGTTTCTTCTGCTCCTCATAGTCTCTCAGCCATGTCAGCGCACCACAGATAAGACTCAGAGATTTTCCCTGCAGGATCAAACACATGAAAGCTCAACCATCCACCTGAGAAAGCGAGATGAACGGATCTCGAGCGCAGACTGACCGTGCCTGTGGGACTCTCGAATATACCGATTTTACCCTGATCCAGAGCAGTGTAAAGGGCCTCCATGAAGCTCTCCTGGATGGGATAGGGCTGGAAAGGGAAAGGAAACCGACTGCTCTTGCTCTCCATGATCAGGCCAGACTGCTGCATACACCACACAAACTGAATTTGGCCGAGTTACACACTGACAAAAAAACTCATCACAGTGTTAACGGAACATGACTTAAGTCCGTATATCTACCGCTATTCCGGTGTAATTATATTGACATCACAGATGGCTGTATCACATGTAATTTAACATCAAAGAAAAACTCGTTCTGACAGCGTAAACTTTCTCGAACGAATGTGCCTCGCGCCAGTATTCTGCTTCAGCCAATGAAAGCGAGGGAAACCTTCACACAGGACAGGGACCCGGATCAAATGTCAATCTTTCATGAAAACCGAAAAAAGAAACTCCAGATTTTTCACCCTTTCTAGAATCTTCTGTTGATTTTCAAGAACTAtagttcttttatttaaaaattttttttatatttaatatttgtattgtaataattctgttttactgtattttatggtTTCTAtcttattgttaattattaacaAGTACTATTAAtctactattatagtatttattcatattttaatttgtttttatttttatactttttgtatGAGTAAAAGTAATtgtatgtgcttttgtcttttttgtttttataattataattttataatatgtataatttacatttataatttaagtaTTATTAAGTTTTTTACTAGTTTTTGTTAACAGTATACAGCACTACTTTTATGAATGTTATCTGTTGATTTTCACTATcatcaatctatctatctctctatctatctgtctatctcctTTAAATAATTTGGTCaatataaatacatgtacatattttaatataatagttcacatttaaaaaaagttgaaagtGTGCAGTATAAATACTAATGTGTATCataaaacaaaattgtattattcaatttattataattaacaaaactttaacaaaacttaaaacattatacagtggGGGAAATAAACATTGTCATTATCATAGTAAAGCAGGCAACATATACTTACTGTctttaaacattgttaaaagatatataaaaggtgtgtacagtacattgttaatgtattattaatttagtattctgggtaactttttatttataaatcaatttTTTGGGGTTAGAATCcattaatgtcatttttttctggTAGACTATAATTGCTATGCTTTGTTTTTGCTagacaaaaaatttatttattttggtttttattttataattacaatttttactataaatttactgttttatatgttttagttGCATGAAtaaagactaataataataatactaataatactactactactaataataataaaaattttaccaTAGAAACGCGCGTAACCATTTTTTAGTTATTGGATGTGGTTAATAGTTTAGCGATGGTGCCTATGGTTGCAGTCAGTTCTagacagtgttgccaagtccgcgttTTTACCGCGTAAATTGGCTACCTTAAGCGATCCAAATAACGTAATATTTAGAACGCGAATTTTACCAAGGTAACAACGCCGAAAAACGTGTAGTTTACCCAGCGGAATGCGATTATTACTGCAGGACCTCTCCACCGAAACGCAAGTGGGATGAATTTGAGTATAAATTGGGAGAGTTTTGTTGTAAAAACTTGGCAACCCTGATTCTAGACGCTACCATCTCCTCAATCTCGCGCAGCTCTGGAAAGTTCGTAGTCGAGTCGCTTCAGTTTCCAGCGGCGGGCCGATTGTTATATAAACGCCTCTCACAGCTCGTCCCCGGACTCAAAAACTACATTTAACAAGCCCGAGCGTCCAAATATTAACCGTGGATCACCAAATCCATTCCTAATCGCGATATTAATTCCATTTAGCCCTGCGGACGTCGAGTGTCCAGTGATTTCTGTGAAGGAAAGACCTCATACTAGACGCTCTGTAAGGAGTTATTTTTGGGGCTGTTTTGAGGATCAAATCAAAGATGACTGCAGAAGAGGTGGTGAATGAAGGCTGTAGCATCTCCATCGAGGGTGAAGACATCACCCCGAAGAAAGATGGAGGTGTTTTAAAGGTAAATACTGCAGTGCCGTGAGCCGCATTGACTCCATGAAGGAGGTGTGACTTGACTGAATGCATGTTAGAGCCAATATTTCAGTGTTAGATTACTTTACTGCAGCTCTAGCTGTTGTATGCactgaaatatgaataaatgggTTTCATACATTGCTGATTGGTTTCAAACACCGCCTGTTGCTAATTTTGCAGGATTGCTGGATCTGTTTAAGCTAGCTTGTTctgtttaaagggacagttcacccaacaaAATGACAGCTTCATCTTAATATACTATCTGAATA from Carassius auratus strain Wakin unplaced genomic scaffold, ASM336829v1 scaf_tig00027323, whole genome shotgun sequence includes:
- the LOC113079195 gene encoding ATP-dependent DNA helicase DDX11-like; the protein is MQQSGLIMESKSSRFPFPFQPYPIQESFMEALYTALDQGKIGIFESPTGTGKSLSLICGALTWLRDYEEQKKLEAARLLDGPEKKCDAVKENSTGQTSEPDWVSEFVQKKAERDMVNKLKDEELKRKKREERLEMIRHNAQLRYAMKRKANEDDEAVKLLQLSREGAESETFNPEEEGLIVAEYESDDEATPKSRVCDEDDDEDLEEDHVTKIYYCSRTHSQLAQFVHEVQKSPYGAAVRLVNLGSRPNLCINPEVVRLGNVQMMNDRCLEMQKNKHEKQEKASDSETKRRRGAPKATCPFSGFENLMAMRDEVLVKVRDVEQLLQHGRETHTCPYYSTRMAIPAAQVVVLPYQSLLHASTRKASGIKLKDQIVIIDEAHNLTDTISAIHSAEISGAQFCRAHSQLSQYCERYRSRLKAKNLMYIKQILFVLEGLVRTLGGKVGQNPNTQSCQPGSELLTINDFLFKAQVDNINLFKVQKYFEKSMISHKLCGFVEKYEGSGVITHSGTKNKENRRTEGLGRFLQTLQNKPTDVSEQQMAVEDKPIMASPMMLVESFLFALTNANKDGRVMIQRQECLSQSSLKFLLLNAAVHFAQIVQECRAVIIAGGTMQPVADFKEQLLFSAGVTEDRILEFSCGHVIPPENILPIVLCAGPSGQQLEFTFQTRDTPQMMEETGRVLSNLCNIVPGGVVCFFPSYEYEKRILGHWESTGVLQRLQSKKKIFQEPKKANQVEQVLGDYSKCIQRCINAGSGLTGALLFSVVGGKMSEGINFSDDLGRCIVMVGMPYPNIKSPELQEKMSYLDKHMPHIGGKSPGKALIENLCMKAVNQSIGRAIRHRGDYACIVLCDHRYARSGTLQKLPEWIRSSTHTHTTFGPAFASIRRFFLEKRQRPPL